Proteins encoded within one genomic window of Candidatus Woesearchaeota archaeon:
- a CDS encoding arginine--tRNA ligase yields MFVQELKELLKGTLDVDETLIEIPKAEFGDLAYPCFKEAKQRKQSPAQIAQNIAQELKDDIPTHPVFENVEAKGPYLNFFIKPRVIAQKAMQSSFTSEKKDETIVIDYSSPNIAKPFSIAHLRSTAIGNALKHIYKSRGYTVIGVNHLGDWGTQFGKLIAAYELWGDEKQLEKNPLDHLIDIYQKFSEQEKLDPSLTEKGREWFKRLEEGDEQAVQLWELFRELSLAEFKKYYSRLKVEFDSFKGEAFYIDKLDETIQKVKQKVRVEESEGAQVIKLDQFKQPPLILIKSNGTTTYHTRDLAAVFYRLEEYHPKKIIYVTDKRQKLHFEQLFNALSLMGYDKNMFSHVDFGTMTFEGQVMSTREGTFIFLEQVLDLAIEKAKSIIEEKNPQLKNKDKVAEQVGIGAIIFHDLVNDRTKDIDFSWEKALSFDGASAPYVQYTHARISAILRKKSPQPQPDFTVINSKEERKLLRHMLLFNDAIDDACKQEKPHIIAHYLLDLCQLYNTFYAHCQVLCEDETLMNARLHICKKVKEIIQYGLSLLGIEAPEEM; encoded by the coding sequence ATGTTTGTTCAGGAACTTAAAGAACTTCTCAAGGGAACCTTGGATGTTGATGAAACACTCATTGAAATTCCAAAAGCAGAATTTGGAGACCTCGCATATCCTTGTTTTAAAGAAGCAAAACAACGCAAACAATCACCTGCTCAAATAGCGCAAAACATCGCACAAGAACTCAAAGATGATATACCTACCCATCCGGTTTTTGAAAACGTAGAAGCAAAAGGGCCATACTTAAACTTCTTTATCAAACCACGGGTGATCGCTCAAAAAGCAATGCAGAGCAGTTTTACATCCGAGAAGAAAGATGAAACTATTGTTATTGACTATTCAAGCCCAAATATTGCAAAACCCTTTAGCATTGCACATCTACGCTCAACCGCAATTGGTAATGCACTCAAACATATCTACAAATCAAGAGGCTACACGGTAATCGGAGTAAACCACCTTGGAGACTGGGGAACACAATTCGGAAAACTCATTGCAGCATATGAATTGTGGGGGGATGAAAAACAACTCGAAAAAAATCCTCTCGACCACCTCATTGATATCTATCAAAAATTCTCAGAACAAGAAAAACTCGACCCGTCCCTTACTGAGAAAGGAAGAGAATGGTTTAAACGATTAGAAGAAGGTGACGAACAAGCAGTACAACTTTGGGAATTATTCAGAGAATTAAGCCTAGCAGAATTCAAAAAATACTACTCGCGACTCAAGGTTGAGTTCGACTCCTTCAAAGGTGAGGCATTCTACATTGACAAACTTGATGAAACGATTCAAAAAGTCAAGCAAAAGGTTCGTGTTGAAGAAAGTGAAGGAGCACAAGTAATAAAATTAGATCAATTCAAGCAACCGCCACTCATCCTCATAAAATCAAACGGAACCACTACCTATCACACAAGAGATCTTGCAGCAGTGTTCTATCGACTAGAAGAATACCATCCTAAAAAAATAATTTATGTTACGGACAAGCGCCAAAAATTACATTTTGAACAGCTCTTCAACGCGCTAAGCCTTATGGGCTATGATAAAAACATGTTCTCCCATGTAGACTTTGGCACCATGACCTTTGAAGGACAGGTCATGTCAACACGTGAAGGAACCTTCATTTTCCTTGAACAAGTTCTTGACCTTGCAATAGAAAAAGCCAAATCAATCATAGAAGAGAAAAATCCTCAGCTCAAAAATAAAGACAAGGTTGCAGAGCAAGTCGGAATAGGTGCAATCATCTTCCATGATCTTGTAAATGATCGCACAAAAGACATAGACTTCTCATGGGAAAAAGCACTCTCCTTTGATGGTGCATCAGCACCCTACGTACAATACACGCATGCTAGAATCAGTGCAATTCTACGAAAAAAATCACCGCAACCACAACCAGATTTTACCGTTATAAACTCAAAAGAAGAACGTAAACTCTTGCGACACATGTTGTTATTCAATGATGCAATTGATGATGCTTGCAAACAAGAAAAACCCCATATCATTGCACACTACTTACTTGACTTATGTCAGCTGTACAATACCTTCTACGCACATTGCCAAGTACTCTGCGAAGATGAAACCCTCATGAATGCACGACTGCACATCTGTAAAAAAGTAAAAGAAATAATTCAGTACGGACTCTCCCTTCTTGGCATAGAAGCTCCTGAGGAGATGTAG